A genomic stretch from Alosa sapidissima isolate fAloSap1 chromosome 3, fAloSap1.pri, whole genome shotgun sequence includes:
- the il2rb gene encoding interleukin-2 receptor subunit beta: protein MGGTWQPSLSPPLHLLFLLLQLLLLARMTHQAQHQQEDLSCLNDYLGNVSCVWNCLNKSEKVKDQCILWAKTTKRGKESVSCELMSLGQDHCYKGCHLQFNNKDYSVTHIAALEVKCKGKVEKSSNYTFSKNIKLRPPDIPSVARGNLSWSPGPKKPRTMEKFIFERQFKKADEPWEAARVRNHTETTEQLGPLLHLGVRYQARVRVMPFITAERSSYRGTWSDWGPVLTWTSDVGDPLPTPPLQRLPLPVKKISLLCGGLCLVVAMTLCCNKKVRTLSCCNRFKMKSQHIPDPSRYFQPLHTVHGGDFQKWLSPMFGPESFAATQPPDSISPVEVTPMLYTEPYLAPGAFMPLGGKSGEDYIGSGQSSCYSNMGYFYSESQPGLLHIESCPIYFTYPPEAGGNMPKADTSGTSGTSYERLEQIQQFHFSEAPDLHNPQGEQLSPDSGFGVEVSEEGGMNEEEEEEWKRQKEEHSFTARLQSLGIPIPIQAPLSSPLRPPELMSTIMECEDTAPVTSCNYTPSPPEASLARSASMVIQPCGSGYLTVKEMQNTYSNKSI from the exons ATGGGAGGCACCTGgcagccctccctctctcctcctcttcatctcctcttcctcctcctgcagcTTCTTCTCTTGGCAAGGATGACTCATCAGGCACAACATCAACAGGAGG ATCTCTCTTGTCTGAACGACTACTTGGGAAATGTCAGCTGTGTGTGGAACTGTTTAAACAAATCAGAGAAAGTCAAAGATCAATGCATCCTCTGGGCCAAAACGACCAAACGAGGCAAAGA AAGTGTTTCATGTGAATTGATGTCTCTGGGTCAAGATCATTGCTACAAAGGCTGCCATCTTCAGTTTAACAACAAG GATTACAGTGTTACACACATAGCAGCCCTTGAAGTTAAGTGTAAAGGCAAAGTTGAGAAATCTTCCAACTACACTTTTTCAAAGAATA TCAAGCTGCGGCCTCCTGACATCCCGAGTGTTGCCCGGGGTAACTTATCGTGGAGCCCTGGACCCAAAAAGCCCAGGACAATGGAAAAATTCATCTTTGAGCGACAGTTCAAGAAGGCAGATGAGccatgggag GCTGCCCGGGTCCGGAACCATACGGAGACAACGGAACAGCTGGGGCCACTGCTGCACCTGGGGGTGAGGTACCAGGCCAGGGTAAGGGTGATGCCCTTCATCACTGCGGAAAGGAGCTCCTACAGGGGCACATGGAGTGACTGGGGTCCTGTACTCACCTGGACATCTGACGTGGGAGATCCACTTCCAACCCCACCTCTCCAAC GTCTACCTCTCCCGGTCAAGAAAATTAGTCTACTGTGTGGAGGACTTTGTTTGGTTGTAGCGATGACATTGTGTTGCAACAAAAAAGTCCGCACATTAAGCTG CTGTAACAGATTCAAGATGAAGAGCCAACACATCCCAGACCCGTCCAGATACTTCCAGCCACTCCACACCGTTCACGGAGGGGACTTTCAG AAGTGGCTGAGCCCCATGTTTGGCCCCGAGTCATTTGCTGCCACCCAGCCCCCAGACAGCATTTCCCCAGTGGAGGTGACCCCGATGCTGTATACAGAGCCCTACTTGGCCCCAGGCGCTTTCATGCCCCTGGGGGGCAAGAGCGGCGAGGACTATATAGGCAGTGGTCAGTCCTCCTGCTACTCCAACATGGGTTACTTCTACTCCGAGTCCCAGCCCGGCCTACTGCACATTGAGTCCTGCCCCATCTACTTCACGTACCCGCCTGAGGCTGGCGGGAACATGCCCAAAGCAGACACGTCCGGAACCTCCGGTACATCGTACGAGCGACTGGAGCAGATTCAGCAGTTCCATTTCTCAGAAGCTCCAGACCTCCACAATCCCCAGGGGGAACAATTGAGTCCAGATTCGGGATTTGGGGTGGAGGTGAGTGAGGAAGGGGGGatgaatgaggaggaggaggaggagtggaagaggcAGAAAGAGGAGCACAGCTTCACTGCACGTCTCCAAAGCTTAGGAATTCCCATCCCCATTCAGGCCCCTTTAAGCTCCCCTTTGAGACCCCCTGAGTTGATGTCAACCATCATGGAGTGTGAAGATACTGCTCCTGTAACATCATGCAATTACACCCCTTCACCACCAGAGGCCAGcctggccagatctgcctccaTGGTAATCCAGCCTTGTGGCAGTGGGTATctgacagtaaaagaaatgcaaaatacCTATAGTAACAAGTCCATCTAG